In the Heterodontus francisci isolate sHetFra1 chromosome 6, sHetFra1.hap1, whole genome shotgun sequence genome, one interval contains:
- the LOC137371054 gene encoding uncharacterized protein → MARIVGWMRMIIELGMLQVCHSAVIKGWCQHGPQDEWYKYNQSREEERGKDIAERLSRRWNCHWEVASPGYMEGVLYGNRTIGARVEEGKGVRVKCICNGNGTAMGIQWRWFQDQFGMFAPPIGDVGVPYKGKITRQFNGKNGLVLIQTLNWPQFWKRHSGNVRCEPSDNSAYGSSHVRLQAISKPGKNAAGSPGPPCPILLPNPQTNGLEVTESGDFLYNDVRFEIVPVVFNLTSLHMPDRLCHSTYLHLFHLMLKELVGDSQARNQRTDWQSPDPDMGEGPKAQRRRRGLAEWIGIGATAGVAGLNRIDVESMWEHDEVMRRQLKGLLTKLNDQSGDLIHEQAKTLLSTQEIVAAMQSIADKVNEIIGENNQEYTQQNVSKAVTCSMYGNFVLTLLQKGLSDLESNRIPAFVKNHHLATWLGTNKTEEEFKRIRRHGLAFFAPRAHSQGSDGQVPVILAVPIVTNSTAPPVRLYKVESIGVIEHSNDNTIFKEFQDHPRWLINKKGTWLAPDLECCRQVGNEWVCRCDVYQHTTPACGFTLDEHSPNCTVVVSQWSPGQARTAYVGRGRYCVTTSASYLHHGETFCPINTPMFCLSPIEPVKVGGKMLLPVHLHNVTEIQLELPLQEEALRSVVHFGHPIPPLSISLKSILQRTSTSQEHLVRMQQDNKDIEKGIKTLGDHKWWDVVYNVGQSVWARMVSYAFLIVQFMLTIMVIITLIHLRGVCHRLEDQLQVRQARPTYVGLLESPHEYV, encoded by the coding sequence ATGGCGAGAATTGTTGGGTGGATGCGTATGATAATTGAATTAGGCATGCTTCAAGTGTGTCACTCAGCGGTGATTAAGGGTTGGTGCCAGCATGGCCCTCAAGATGAATGGTATAAATATAATCAGTCTAGAGAAGAAGAAAGGGGGAAAGATATCGCAGAACGACTGAGTCGACGGTGGAACTGCCATTGGGAGGTGGCAAGCCCTGGTTACATGGAAGGAGTGTTGTACGGGAATCGGACTATTGGTGCACGTGTGGAGGAAGGGAAAGGGGTTCGTGTAAAATGCATCTGTAATGGAAATGGTACAGCAATGGGAATCCAGTGGAGGTGGTTTCAGGACCAATTTGGCATGTTTGCCCCTCCTATAGGGGATGTCGGGGTGCCATATAAAGGAAAAATAACCCGACAATTTAATGGAAAGAATGGCCTGGTACTAATTCAGACATTAAACTGGCCCCAGTTCTGGAAAAGACACAGTGGCAATGTCCGTTGCGAACCAAGTGACAACAGTGCCTATGGCAGCTCTCATGTGAGGTTACAGGCTATCAGCAAACCAGGAAAAAATGCTGCTGGGAGTCCAGGTCCCCCTTGTCCCATCTTACTCCCTAATCCACAAACAAATGGCTTAGAAGTGACGGAATCAGGAGATTTTTTATATAATGATGTGCGCTTTGAAATTGTTCCGGTTGTTTTTAATTTAACCTCTCTGCATATGCCAGACAGATTGTGCCATAGTACCTACCTTCATTTGTTTCACCTCATGTTGAAGGAATTGGTAGGGGACTCACAAGCAAGGAACCAAAGAACAGATTGGCAGAGCCCTGACCCAGACATGGGTGAAGGGCCAAAAGCCCAACGCAGACGAAGAGGTCTAGCCGAATGGATAGGGATAGGAGCCACTGCAGGGGTGGCTGGCCTGAATCGTATAGATGTCGAATCCATGTGGGAACATGATGAAGTCATGCGGAGGCAACTGAAGGGGCTTTTGACTAAATTAAATGACCAAAGTGGGGACCTAATCCACGAACAAGCTAAAACTCTGTTATCCACTCAAGAGATAGTGGCAGCCATGCAGTCCATCGCGGATAAGGTCAATGAGATCATTGGGGAAAACAATCAGGAGTACACGCAGCAGAATGTCTCCAAAGCAGTCACCTGTAGTATGTATGGAAACTTTGTGCTTACCTTACTGCAAAAGGGATTGTCTGACCTTGAATCTAATCGTATTCCTGCCTTTGTCAAGAATCACCACTTGGCCACCTGGTTAGGGACCAATAAGACGGAGGAAGAATTTAAACGTATCAGGCGGCATGGCCTGGCCTTTTTTGCCCCTCGGGCCCACTCTCAGGGTAGTGACGGCCAGGTCCCAGTGATATTGGCAGTCCCAATCGTCACGAACTCCACAGCCCCTCCTGTGCGATTGTATAAGGTAGAATCCATAGGAGTCATTGAACATTCCAATGACAATACCATCTTTAAGGAATTTCAGGACCATCCTCGATGGTTGATTAATAAAAAGGGCACATGGTTAGCCCCAGACTTAGAGTGTTGCCGACAAGTTGGAAATGAGTGGGTGTGTCGGTGTGATGTGTACCAGCATACTACACCAGCATGTGGGTTCACATTAGATGAGCATTCTCCAAACTGCACAGTAGTTGTAAGCCAATGGAGTCCTGGGCAAGCGAGAACTGCCTACGTGGGCAGGGGGAGGTACTGCGTTACAACCAGTGCCTCATACCTACATCATGGGGAAACCTTTTGCCCAATTAATACCCCGATGTTCTGTCTCTCCCCAATTGAACCAGTCAAAGTTGGAGGTAAAATGTTATTGCCAGTTCACCTGCACAACGTTACAGAAATACAGTTGGAGCTGCCTCTTCAGGAGGAAGCTCTTAGGTCAGTGGTCCATTTTGGCCACCCGATTCCCCCGCTATCTATTAGTTTAAAGTCAATCCTTCAACGTACATCTACCTCGCAAGAACATTTGGTTCGTATGCAACAAGATAATAAAGATATTGAGAAAGGAATCAAAACCTTAGGAGACCACAAATGGTGGGATGTGGTGTATAATGTGGGCCAATCTGTCTGGGCTCGTATGGTCTCTTATGCTTTCTTAATTGTTCAATTTATGTTGACCATTATGGTCATTATTACTTTAATACATTTACGCGGGGTCTGTCACCGGTTGGAAGATCAGCTACAGGTCCGGCAGGCTCGGCCTACTTATGTGGGCCTTTTGGAAAGTCCCCATGAGTATGTATAG